The DNA window GGCTCGGGCCCAGCACGTGCAGGAGGTCATCCTCCCTGCCCTCCAGAGGGGGCAGTTGGTGGTAGCCGACCGGTTTGTCGATTCCAGCCTGGCTTACCAAGGATACGGGCGGGGGTTGGATCTGGAATTGATCCGCACCCTCAATCGCGCCGCCACCGGGGATCTAGTTCCGGATCTAACCTTGCTGCTCGACCTAGATCCGGAGGCAGCTCTGGCCCGGGTGGGCAACCGGGTTCAGGCGGGGACGGACCGGTGGTTTTTCGGCCTCCGGGACCGCCTGGAGAAGGAGGGGCTGGAATTTTACCGCCGGGTGCGCCAGGGCTTCTTGGAGCTGGCCCGGCTAGAACCGGAGCGCTTCCGGGTGATCGCTGCCGATCTCGACCCCGATGCGGTGTTTAGGCGCATGGGCGAGATAGTGACCCAATGGCTGGAGAATGAAAGAATATAGTTTCGCGGAAGATCTAGGCTGAGGACGAAATTATGATTAAGCTTTCGGAGATCCTAGGGCAGGAAAGAGCAGTGCGGCAGCTTGAGCGGGCCTTGGCTGAATCCAAGGTGGCTCATGCCTACTTGTTTTATGGACCGCAAGGAGTAGGCAAGGAGACTACCGCCTGGGCCTTTATCCAGTCGCTGGAATGTAGACAGCTAGGAGCCCGTAGGCTGCCGGCGAATAACCTGCCGGCCCATGACCTTACGGCCCGTGGCATGCCGGCCCATGGCGTACCGCTCCACGACCTTGCAGCCCATGGCTCAACCGATGCCTGCGGGTTTTGCCCGGCGTGCCGCCAGGTGGAAGATGGTAACCATCCCGACGTCACGGTGGTGC is part of the Clostridia bacterium genome and encodes:
- a CDS encoding dTMP kinase, translating into MARGAGRLITIEGIDGTGKSTQGRKLVDFLRQRGHDALLTREPGGTEVGERIRRLLLDCNSGHIAAPAELFLYQAARAQHVQEVILPALQRGQLVVADRFVDSSLAYQGYGRGLDLELIRTLNRAATGDLVPDLTLLLDLDPEAALARVGNRVQAGTDRWFFGLRDRLEKEGLEFYRRVRQGFLELARLEPERFRVIAADLDPDAVFRRMGEIVTQWLENERI